The following coding sequences lie in one Anoplolepis gracilipes chromosome 4, ASM4749672v1, whole genome shotgun sequence genomic window:
- the Msps gene encoding protein mini spindles isoform X3 has product MEQDTEYMKLPLEERIAHKSWRARLHGYEECVKTFQCIDDEKSGEWNKYLGFIKKFVVDSNAAAQEKGLEATLAFIENAAVAGKIVAEVMNGIVSKCIAAPKAKTKELAVQITLMYIEIEKYEAVQEELLKGTDAKNPKIVSACIATLTLALKEFGPKVINMKPLMKKMGNFLEDRDKTVREEGKAMVVEMYRWIGDRLKQQLNTLKPVHVTELEAEFNNFGEEKVTPTRYLRSQKPKNMGNNADLATGNDNNGEDDNEEADVSIPDIDPYDLLSPVDILSKLPKDFYEKVEAKNWQERKEALEALDTLVKNPKLENGDYGDVVRVLKKTIAKDSNVVVVTLAAKCLAGLATGLKKRFHPYATACLPTVLEKFREKKQTVVQALRELADAIYDSISIDLVLEDTLAALDNKNPAVKAETAAYLARCFTRTPPINLNKKLLKSYTSALLKTLNEPDPTVRDNSAEALGTAMKLIGEKAMMPFLTDIDNLKMTKIKECADKAVILVKITSCTKRQERPNTAPAKVESQQPNKTSKDNLKNAKPKRPNTAIAKKSTAKKPASASSLANLASSSKKVQMERNYSPEEIDEMAAQLLPVEIITGLVDTNWKTRLAAVTQLLDTIKMMNSSEVPTQVIVRTLAKKPGFKDTNFQVLKLRVEIVKYLAENHPFTAIVAEYCLMDIAEKLSDAKNSLIAIETLLAIAEATSFEYVADEIVAFAFNQKNPKVQQETLLWLCRGLTEFGCSLNVKSIVENIKKAVAATNPSIRTAAITLLGTLYLYMGRPLLAFFENEKPALRQQIEQECEKRNGETPPTPIRGAKANKVNTVIGEDEDEDAEESLSEKRVSGSEQDLNELIPRVDINAQITEALLAELADKNWKVRNEALQKVNALLSEAKFIKPTIGDLPQGLALRLVDSNSKIAQATLGICEMLATAIGPPVKQHIRVLFPGFLQCLGDSKNWIRTAAISCINTWGDQCGCKEFFDGEIIGDALKAGSPMLRTELWNWLAQKLPLIPVKQIPKEELLVCLSYLYTNLEDRNSDVRKNAQEAVLGFMIHLSYETMARNTEKLKPGSRTVVLAALDKARPSLPIKPLPKKEPSDENIQKGGAKGAKVAKVVKSKGASSKPGSARKKDDDVDNSPLLVVNNLKHQRVIDEQKLKVLKWNFTTPREEFVELLKDLMTAANVNKTLRANMFHSDFRYHLKAIEALTEDLPGNSKALVSNLDLILKWLTLRFFDTNPSVLLKGLDYLQLVFNMLIEDQYHMLETEAASFIPYLIIKIGDPKDAVRNGVRALFKQMALVYPVSKLFSYVMEGLKSKNARQRTECLDQLGSLIENYGVSVCQPNPSAALKEVAKQIADRDNSVRNAALNCIVQAYFLQGERVFKLIGQISEKDRSLLDERIKRAAKNRPTKSASSMRLSAPTVAASSPPTDDVEADYEEEQEEIPEPMEPVPELSSPTSAQLKAPTGPFGLDMDFLQKIEGPVKCRNPILAEPSLSDLNEPPVNMLNPPKIQMIPISPPKMLVSKSSSVVSPTTSSKDDTLERNILSMASMDLPTAIQSMNAIENLLKSHQAVSMQSKEDKFIGSINMQLKLLQTYPLRQENADVSRGFRNTFLIILVFYDTGFLGKNVPFIHLKELVDQMISLLAENKLEHLNQAGAYYRVINSIMVKIIDNSNHTTIICVLIKLLHSCAESNVPSKYEELVMKCLWKIVKTMSNWAADLDYDTILLEVHRFLKDYPTTWWKKRKSDTPLRTVKTVLHSMTRVKGSSILNHLTLINNTNESELHAYLIRLIASLKPDEINATAKVMPKSNNVARTPKHLSKSTRQQLSEIFKKIGSKEHLQEGLVQLYEFKLQYPEADVQPFLVKSHQFFQDFIEQGLREIDQARKNQNILSQANNQYSMEATESLAAVSDEKDMMDPMYRLEKLRALEAQCRMTSSQSNPP; this is encoded by the exons ATGGAACAAGACACTGAGTATATGAAATTGCCTTTGGAGGAGCGCATTGCACATAAG TCTTGGCGAGCACGCTTACATGGATATGAAGAATGTGTGAAGACATTCCAGTGCATCGACGATGAAAAGTCAGGAGAATGGAACAAGTATTTGGGTTTTATCAAGAAGTTCGTGGTGGATAGCAATGCGGCCGCGCAGGAAAAAGGTTTGGAAGCGACCCTGGCTTTCATAGAGAATGCCGCAGTAGCCGGCAAGATAGTGGCCGAGGTGATGAATGGCATCGTGTCCAAATGCATCGCTGCGCCTAAAGCTAAAACAAAGGAACTGGCCGTACAGATTACGCTGATGTATATCGAGATCGAGAAATATGAGGCGGTGCAGGAGGAATTACTGAAGGGCACCGATGCAAAGAATCCAAAGATTGTTTCAGCGTGCATCGCTACTTTGACATTGGCGCTCAAGGAGTTTGGACCGAAAGTGATCAATATGAAGCCACTAATGAAGAAGATGGGAAATTTCCTCGAAGATAGGGACAAGACGGTGCGGGAAGAGGGCAAGGCTATGGTAGTAGAGATGTATCGGTGGATAGGCGATCGTTTGAAGCAGCAATTGAATACGTTGAAGCCAGTGCACGTCACGGAGCTTGAGGCGGAGTTTAACAATTTCGGTGAAGAGAAAGTGACACCCACGCGTTATCTACGCTCGCAGAAACCAAAGAATATGGGCAACAATGCCGATCTAGCGACTGGAAACGATAATAATGGCGAGGATGACAACGAAGAGGCAGATGTTTCTATCCCAGATATAGATCCTTACGATTTGTTATCGCCTGTAGACATTCTGTCAAAGCTGCCGAAGGACTTCTACGAAAAAGTCGAGGCAAAGAATTGGCAAGAGCGAAAAGAAGCGCTGGAAGCGCTCGACACACTCGTTAAAAATCCGAAATTGGAGAATGGTGATTACGGTGATGTCGTGAGAGTCTTGAAAAAAACTATCGCAAAAGACAGTAACGTAGTGGTGGTGACACTAGCGGCAAAGTGTCTGGCCGGTCTAGCTACGGGCTTGAAGAAACGATTTCACCCGTATGCCACTGCTTGTCTACCCACCGTACTGGAAAAATTCCGCGAGAAAAAGCAAACTGTGGTACAAGCGTTGCGGGAGCTCGCCGATGCCATCTACGATAGCATCAGCATTGATCTTGTCCTCGAGGACACCTTGGCCGCCTTGGATAATAAGAATCCAGCTGTAAAAGCTGAGACCGCTGCTTATCTGGCTCGCTGTTTTACGCGCACGCCACCGatcaatcttaataaaaagctGCTTAAATCGTATACCAGTGCATTACTGAAAACGTTAAATGAACCGGATCCAACGGTACGCGACAACTCGGCGGAAGCGCTCGGTACAGCAATGAAATTGATCGGCGAAAAGGCAATGATGCCGTTCCTCACGGACATCGACAATTTAAAGATGACGAAGATTAAGGAGTGCGCCGACAAGGCGGTGATACTAGTAAAAATAACAAGCTGTACGAAACGACAGGAGCGACCCAACACCGCTCCGGCCAAAGTGGAATCGCAACAGCCGAACAAAACAAGCAAGGACAATTTGAAGAATGCTAAACCAAAAAGACCTAATACTGCGATTGCAAAGAAGTCGACGGCCAAGAAACCTGCTAGCGCCTCGTCGCTCGCAAATTTAGCATCGTCCTCGAAGAAAGTACAGATGGAGAGGAATTACAGCCCGGAGGAAATCGACGAAATGGCGGCGCAGCTTTTGCCGGTTGAAATAATTACTGGTCTTGTGGACACTAACTGGAAAACGCGTCTGGCCGCAGTCACACAGCTATTAGATACTATCAAGATGATGAATTCATCAGAAGTGCCGACCCAGGTGATCGTGCGCACTCTTGCAAAAAAACCGGGCTTTAAGGACACGAATTTCCAA gtgCTTAAATTGCGTGTGGAAATCGTCAAGTACTTGGCGGAAAATCATCCCTTTACGGCTATTGTTGCTGAATACTGTCTTATGGACATTGCGGAAAAATTGTCAGACGCAAAGAACAGTTTAATCGCTATCGAGACCCTGCTAGCAATCGCCGAGGCTACAAGCTTCGAATATGTGGCGGATGAAATAGTAGCGTTTGCATTCAATCAGAAAAACCCGAAAGTGCAACAGGAGACGCTATTATGGCTGTGTCGTGGACTCACGGAATTTG GTTGTAGTCTCAACGTTAAGTCTATTGTTGAGAATATCAAGAAGGCAGTAGCGGCGACAAATCCCAGCATACGCACCGCTGCGATTACTTTGCTGGGCACTTTATATCTCTATATGGGCAGACCATTGTTGGCGTTCTTTGAAAACGAGAAACCCGCGTTGCGGCAACAGATTGAGCAAGAGTGCGAGAAGCGTAATGGCGAAACGCCGCCGACGCCCATTCGTGGCGCCAAGGCTAATAAGGTCAACACTGTCATTGGTGAGGATGAGGACGAGGATGCAGAGGAGTCATTGTCAGAGAAGAGAGTAAGCGGAAGCGAACAAGACCTTAACGAGCTAATCCCGCGCGTCGACATTAATGCCCAGATCACCGAAGCACTACTAGCTGAATTGGCTGACAAGAATTGGAAAGTGCGTAACGAGGCACTGCAGAAAGTGAATGCTCTCCTCAGCGAAGCAAAGTTCATCAAACCAACTATCGGTGATTTGCCGCAAGGACTAGCTCTGCGTCTTGTGGACAGCAATAGCAAAATTGCTCAAGCAACTCTAG gTATATGCGAGATGTTGGCGACGGCTATTGGACCGCCAGTGAAACAGCACATTCGCGTTCTGTTTCCTGGGTTTCTACAGTGTCTGGGCGACAGCAAAAATTGGATTAGAACAGCCGCGATCTCCTGCATCAACACATGGGGAGATCAGTGCGGCTGTAAAGAGTTTTTCGATGGTGAGATAATAGGAGACGCTCTGAAAGCGGGCTCACCGATGCTGCGAACCGAACTATGGAATTGGCTGGCGCAGAAATTGCCCTTGATACCAGTGAAACAGATTCCCAAAGAGGAACTTCTCGTGTGTCTTTCGTACTTGTATACTAATCTGGAGGATCGTAATTCGGACGTACGAAAGAACGCTCAGGAAGCTGTTCTCGGATTTATGATTCATCTCTCTTACGAGACTATGGCGAGAAACACTGAAAAACTGAAG ccAGGGTCACGGACGGTAGTACTTGCCGCACTGGACAAAGCTCGTCCCAGTTTACCTATCAAGCCTCTGCCTAAGAAAGAACCTTCGGACGAAAACATCCAGAAGGGTGGCGCAAAGGGTGCAAAAGTTGCGAAAGTGGTTAAATCG AAGGGTGCGTCATCGAAACCCGGTAGTGCTCGTAAAAAAGATGATGATGTAGATAACAGTCCTCTGCTGGTGGTCAATAATTTGAAGCATCAACGAGTAATCGACGAACAAAAGTTGAAGGTGCTTAAATGGAACTTTACTACGCCCAGAGAAGAATTCGTTGAGCTTCTGAAAGATCTTATGACTGCAGCGAATGTCAACAAAACTTTAAGAGCAAATATGTTTCATTCCGACTTCCGTTATCATTTAAAGGCTATCGAAGCACTCACCGag GATCTACCTGGAAATAGTAAAGCATTGGTGTCTAATTTGGATCTCATTCTCAAATGGTTGACATTACGATTTTTCGATACTAATCCTTCGGTGCTTTTGAAAGGATTGGATTATTTACAATTggtttttaatatgttaattgaAGATCAATATCACATGCTAGAAACAGAGGCAGCATCATTTATCCCTTATCTTATTATCAAA aTAGGCGATCCAAAGGATGCTGTACGTAATGGCGTGCGAGCTCTATTCAAACAAATGGCTCTAGTATATCCCGTGAGCAAATTGTTCTCGTACGTGATGGAAGGTTTAAAATCGAAGAATGCACGACAGCGGACAG AATGCCTGGATCAATTAGGTTCACTAATTGAGAATTATGGAGTTTCTGTCTGTCAACCCAACCCATCCGCAGCGTTGAAGGAAGTCGCGAAGCAGATAGCGGATCGTGACAATTCCGTTCGCAACGCCGCGCTAAATTGCATTGTCCAGGCCTACTTCCTGCAAGGAGAACGTGTATTCAAGCTTATCGGCCAA ATATCGGAGAAAGACAGATCTCTGTTAGACGAGCGGATTAAGAGGGCGGCGAAGAATCGACCCACAAAATCCGCGTCTTCTATGAGACTCTCTGCGCCCACGGTCGCGGCTTCCAGTCCGCCGACAGACGATGTGGAGGCGGATTATGAAGAGGAACAGGAAGAAATTCCCGAGCCGATGGAGCCAGTGCCAGAGCT aagtTCTCCTACCTCAGCTCAACTAAAGGCTCCAACTGGTCCGTTTGGACTGGACATGGATTTCTTGCAGAAAATTGAAGGTCCAGTAAAATGTCGTAATCCGATACTTGCAGAACCCAGCTTATCAGATCTGAATGAGCCTCCAGTGAATATGTTGAACCCACCTAAGATACA gaTGATACCAATTTCGCCGCCGAAAATGTTAGTATCAAAGTCGTCATCTGTTGTATCACCTACTACTAGTAGTAAAGATGATACACTAGAACGTAACATCTTGTCTATGGCCAGTATGGACTTGCCAACTGCGATACAGTCTATGAATGCGATTGAAAAT TTATTAAAATCCCATCAAGCAGTTAGTATGCAATCCAAGGAGGATAAATTCATCGGATCGATAAATATGCAACTGAAGCTATTACAAACGTATCCGTTACGTCAAGAAAATGCAGATGTGTCAAGAGGTTTCAGGAATACATTCCTTATTATACTCGTG ttttATGATACTGGATTTCTTGGGAAGAATGTACCTTTTATTCACTTAAAAGAATTGGTAGATCAAATGATAAGCTTGTTGGCTGAGAATAAGCTGGAACATTTAAATCAAGCTGGAGCATATTATAGAGTAATCAATAGCATTATGGTGAAAATTATCGACAATTCCAATCACACCACTATCATATG TGTGTTGATCAAGCTGCTTCACTCTTGTGCCGAATCGAACGTTCCTTCAAAATACGAAGAGCTAGTAATGAAGTGTTTATGGAAGATAGTGAAAACAATGTCGAACTGGGCTGCTGATTTGGATTATGATACGATACTTTTAGAAGTACATCGTTTTCTTAAg gATTATCCCACTACATGGTGGAAGAAGCGAAAGTCTGATACTCCATTACGGACAGTCAAGACAGTTCTTCACAGTATGACCAGAGTAAAAGGCAGCTCGATACTTAATCACTTGACATTGATAAACAACACTAACGAGTCCGAGTTACATGCTTACTTAATAAGATTAATCGCG AGCCTTAAACCGGATGAGATTAATGCGACGGCGAAGGTGATGCCCAAATCAAATAATGTGGCAAGAACGCCGAAACACCTGTCCAAGTCTACACGTCAACAATTGTcggaaatatttaagaaaattgggTCAAAAGAACACCTGCAGgaa ggTTTAGTACAATTGTACGAATTCAAACTTCAATATCCCGAAGCTGACGTACAACCGTTTCTGGTCAAGTCTCATCAATTTTTCCAAGATTTTATAGAACAAGGATTGAGAGAGATTGATCAAGCGCGAAAGAACCAAAACATTCTGTCGCAAGCTAACAATCAATATTCTATGG aaGCCACCGAGTCTCTGGCAGCGGTTTCCGACGAGAAAGACATGATGGATCCGATGTACAGGCTTGAGAAACTTCGAGCCCTCGAAGCACAATGTAGAATGACTTCTTCCCAGTCGAATCCACCATGA